Proteins from a genomic interval of Spea bombifrons isolate aSpeBom1 chromosome 4, aSpeBom1.2.pri, whole genome shotgun sequence:
- the AMIGO2 gene encoding amphoterin-induced protein 2, which yields MYLSYRSLPTKLEIVQRNWKGFVYVLLLFLTISGGASGVCPSACICASDIVSCTNKNLSMVPRTIFKFIRKLDLSYNKIGFLDPDWFPVLLDKLHTLILNNNAVSSISSGSFSTITNVRHLDLSSNNLKSLSNPVFQELKMLEVLLLYNNQLTHIDAGAFGGLHKLQKLYLGRNALTHFPLDLYFGRSKLTQLVLLDISYNNLQTVPVPQISLISARQLSGIFLHENPFSCDCSLNSMLNFWYHRHFSPIVDFKNDYVCVMPSDSKTKTKLHLIQDHFLNCSETAVNGTFHAFGLLYEAQVGERLIVHCDSKIINPSTEFLWVTPEDKILEPDIKYSNLRVFYNGSLEIENAQIGDSGIYSCIAMNKERLLNETIDIRITISNFTNTRSHAHEAFNTAFTTLAACVVSIVLVLLYLYLTPCRCCCKSRKNKRKPNHNSAHSSILSATPSHKPLAERKSSTGKRVVFLEPLKETEQGQNGKVRLIASDNLTAEGILKTSRSKSDSDSVNSVFSDAPFTASV from the coding sequence ATGTATCTCTCTTATCGATCATTGCCAACTAAACTTGAGATTGTCCAAAGGAACTGGAAAGGATTTGTCTATGTTCTTCTGCTTTTCCTGACCATCTCTGGTGGTGCTTCTGGGGTGTGTCCTTCAGCTTGCATCTGTGCCAGTGATATTGTGAGCTGCACAAACAAAAACTTGTCTATGGTACCCAGgacaatatttaaatttattagaaAACTGGATTTAAGCTACAATAAAATTGGGTTTTTAGACCCAGACTGGTTCCCTGTCTTACTAGATAAACTACATACTTTGATATTAAATAACAATGCTGTTAGCAGTATCTCTAGTGGCAGCTTCTCCACTATAACAAATGTGAGGCATCTTGACTTGTCATCAAATAACCTAAAATCACTGAGCAACCCCGTGTTTCAAGAACTTAAAATGTTAGAGGTTCTGTTGCTTTACAACAATCAGTTAACACATATAGATGCTGGTGCATTTGGAGGACTTCATAAATTGCAGAAGTTGTATCTTGGCCGCAATGCATTGACACATTTTCCCTTGGACCTCTATTTTGGCCGAAGCAAGCTCACACAACTGGTGTTGCTGGACATTTCCTACAATAACTTGCAAACTGTGCCTGTCCCACAAATCAGCTTAATTTCAGCTAGGCAACTTAGTGGTATTTTTCTTCATGAAAACCCATTTTCTTGTGATTGCTCTTTAAATTCAATGCTAAACTTTTGGTACCATAGACATTTCAGCCCTATTGtggattttaaaaatgattatgtCTGTGTTATGCCCTCTGATTCTAAGACCAAGACCAAACTACATCTTATTCAAGACCATTTTCTGAATTGTTCTGAGACTGCTGTTAATGGAACTTTTCATGCATTTGGGCTTCTGTATGAAGCTCAGGTTGGAGAAAGGCTGATAGTTCATTGTGACAGCAAAATCATAAACCCAAGCACAGAGTTTCTCTGGGTTACACCAGAGGATAAAATATTGGAGCCTGATATCAAGTACAGTAATTTACGTGTATTCTACAATGGGAGTCTAGAAATTGAAAATGCCCAAATTGGAGATTCTGGAATATATTCTTGCATTGCAATGAACAAGGAAAGATTGCTTAATGAAACCATAGACATCAGAATAACTATAAGTAATTTTACAAATACCAGGTCTCATGCCCATGAAGCATTTAACACAGCTTTCACTACACTGGCTGCTTGTGTTGTCAGCATAGTGTTGGTACTTCTCTATCTGTATCTCACTCCCTGCAGATGTTGCTGTAAATctagaaaaaacaaaagaaaacccaACCATAACAGTGCCCACTCATCTATCCTAAGTGCCACTCCATCACACAAGCCTCTTGCTGAAAGAAAGTCCAGCACTGGAAAAAGGGTGGTGTTCCTGGAACCGCTGAAGGAAACAGAACAAGGCCAAAATGGGAAAGTGCGACTGATTGCCAGTGATAATCTCACTGCAGAAGGTATTTTAAAGACCAGCAGGTCAAAGTCTGACTCAGATTCTGTCAACTCTGTCTTTTCTGATGCCCCTTTCACTGCATCAGTGTAA